The genomic region TGTAATAGCAGAAATATATTCTTATAATTGCTCGCTTTTCGTTTCACCTTTCCTGTGGAATTTGAAATATGCGGACGGTAATGCCAATCTCACCTTTAGGAACGGAGTTTTATATGTTAACGTGAATTTTTCGAATTTCGAGAAAATATCTCCATGCATTCCGGTTGATGGTTATCCTGGATTAATGTATGGTTATGAAGGATGGTTTCCCTTTGCAGGAACTACTATAGAAAATCCTTCTTTAGTATTACCTAGAAAGGTATATTGTTTACCTAATATTACTTCTACCCTCAACTTCTCATTATGGGTAAAAGAAGGCAACATTGACGATTTCTCTTACGATATTTGGTTAAGTCAAAATCCCAATATTACATATTTAGCTTATCCAGACATTGAACTAATGATTTGGTTATACCACAATGAGACTCTCTCTTCCTATTTTATAAAAGAGGGAGAAGTACAAGTACCTATTTACGTAAACGGGAGCGAAATTACGTGTACATTTACTGTGTACATTTTACCTCATACAGGTTCTTCTGACGGTTGGATAGGAGTATACTATTTATCAAACAAAAGCTTAGAAGGAAAGGTTAGTATTCCCTTAACATTCTTTATAGAGGATGAATTT from Acidianus ambivalens harbors:
- a CDS encoding GH12 family glycosyl hydrolase domain-containing protein, with amino-acid sequence MKYADGNANLTFRNGVLYVNVNFSNFEKISPCIPVDGYPGLMYGYEGWFPFAGTTIENPSLVLPRKVYCLPNITSTLNFSLWVKEGNIDDFSYDIWLSQNPNITYLAYPDIELMIWLYHNETLSSYFIKEGEVQVPIYVNGSEITCTFTVYILPHTGSSDGWIGVYYLSNKSLEGKVSIPLTFFIEDEFQWIDKIFPTVNESSYYLDGIQVGMEFNDYNGIAELGYTLYCWIMSTAQGVKILDEA